One genomic window of Granulicella arctica includes the following:
- a CDS encoding alpha/beta fold hydrolase, which produces MTRRSFLSQSTGLIALAPLAAEGGYRKDKSFRQVPHTSIHRVQVDGVSVFYREAGAVDAPVIILLHGFPKSSRQYRNLIPLLADTYRVIAPDIPGFGFTKVPSERNYQYTFDNLAKTIGKFTDALHLTRYSLYVFDYGAPTGFRLAMANPERVVAIVSQNGNAYEEGLGDAWAPIQRYWREPTKGNRETLRKALDPAGLRSQYTDGVPDPEQIDPVGYTLDAAMIERPGNMDIQLDLFLDYANNVKLYPAFQEYFRRAKPPLLAVWGRYDPFFIPAGADAFKRDNPNATVQFLDTGHFALETHAEEVASAMKQFLRKADAH; this is translated from the coding sequence ATGACCCGCAGAAGCTTTCTTTCCCAAAGCACTGGGCTTATCGCCCTAGCACCCCTAGCTGCTGAGGGCGGATACCGTAAGGATAAAAGCTTCCGCCAAGTGCCGCACACCAGCATTCACCGTGTGCAAGTGGATGGAGTCAGCGTCTTCTATCGGGAAGCTGGCGCAGTGGACGCTCCAGTAATCATCCTGCTGCACGGATTTCCAAAGTCGTCGCGTCAATATCGGAACCTCATTCCCTTGCTTGCCGACACCTACCGGGTCATCGCGCCAGACATTCCAGGATTCGGCTTTACGAAAGTTCCCAGTGAACGCAACTATCAGTACACGTTTGACAATTTGGCTAAGACGATAGGGAAGTTTACCGACGCCCTCCATCTGACCCGTTATTCCCTCTACGTTTTTGACTACGGCGCACCAACTGGCTTCCGCTTGGCGATGGCAAATCCTGAGCGTGTCGTTGCTATCGTCTCTCAAAATGGCAACGCTTACGAGGAAGGCCTCGGGGATGCGTGGGCACCGATTCAGCGCTACTGGAGGGAGCCCACAAAAGGAAACCGCGAGACCTTGAGGAAGGCATTAGACCCTGCGGGATTGCGCTCTCAGTACACCGACGGGGTACCAGATCCAGAGCAGATTGATCCTGTCGGGTACACCTTGGACGCAGCGATGATCGAACGGCCAGGCAACATGGATATCCAGTTGGATCTATTCCTCGACTATGCCAATAACGTGAAGCTCTACCCCGCGTTTCAGGAGTACTTCCGTCGGGCCAAACCACCACTACTAGCGGTCTGGGGCCGGTATGACCCGTTCTTTATCCCCGCTGGTGCTGACGCCTTCAAACGCGATAACCCGAATGCCACTGTGCAGTTTTTGGATACAGGTCATTTTGCGTTGGAGACTCACGCCGAAGAAGTTGCATCGGCGATGAAGCAATTCCTTAGAAAAGCCGATGCGCACTAG
- a CDS encoding YkgB family protein: protein MNRTSIARPTSRIFRAFIFAAGLDRFGMAMLRAGLVIVLLWIGGLKFVNYEADGIVPLVANSPLASFLYDHPAPEYRLHMNKEGEVKPANQEWHRSNNTYPVSYGLGVVIVGLGLLIALYPVLPQASAIGSALLVLMSFTTLSFLVTTPEAWVPALGDPHHGFPYLSGVGRLIVKDCIMLGAAILTMADAAKTYVSQIND from the coding sequence ATGAACCGCACTTCTATAGCAAGACCCACTTCAAGGATCTTTCGGGCCTTCATCTTCGCTGCCGGTCTTGACCGCTTTGGCATGGCCATGCTCAGGGCAGGCTTGGTTATCGTTCTGCTTTGGATTGGCGGTTTGAAGTTTGTCAATTACGAGGCCGACGGGATTGTCCCTCTCGTGGCGAACAGCCCACTGGCCAGCTTTTTGTACGACCACCCCGCTCCGGAGTACCGCCTTCACATGAATAAAGAAGGCGAGGTCAAGCCGGCGAATCAGGAATGGCACAGATCCAACAATACCTATCCAGTGTCCTATGGCCTTGGGGTGGTTATCGTGGGCTTAGGACTGCTCATCGCCCTTTACCCCGTGCTTCCTCAAGCCTCAGCCATCGGCAGTGCTCTTCTCGTGCTGATGTCCTTTACGACGCTTTCGTTCCTGGTGACGACTCCTGAGGCATGGGTGCCCGCCTTGGGTGATCCGCACCACGGCTTTCCATACCTTTCAGGGGTGGGTCGACTCATCGTTAAGGATTGCATCATGCTTGGAGCGGCTATCTTGACGATGGCGGACGCTGCCAAGACCTACGTCTCTCAAATCAACGATTGA
- a CDS encoding LVIVD repeat-containing protein: MHRLISSTLLLVAFALPRAHAAIVSHSKEIVVLQPQDLPEVAQIAGQSMRLRELGNGSSYLYIEQHQIGRLVILDVTDPGHIRSVGSVKLDTTAPFDFVRDLGSFAVLVCFRDNQGSAVVDFRKAKQPTVSKTSSLHQAANTQALGETGLLMVNEPRIKEETAIHDNQVVDTTYPLTPTVLTTVAQVQKSLTNAATGTTYLLGSTGLTVVRRPLLEEQERASQSGN; this comes from the coding sequence ATGCACCGTCTGATTTCATCCACACTATTGTTGGTTGCGTTCGCCCTTCCTCGGGCACACGCCGCTATCGTCTCTCATTCTAAAGAGATCGTTGTTCTTCAACCGCAGGATCTCCCTGAAGTAGCACAGATTGCCGGGCAGTCGATGAGACTGCGGGAGCTTGGAAATGGTAGTTCTTACCTTTACATTGAACAGCATCAGATTGGCCGTCTCGTGATTCTAGACGTCACCGATCCTGGTCACATCAGGAGCGTTGGTTCGGTCAAGCTCGACACTACGGCACCTTTTGACTTTGTACGAGATCTTGGTTCTTTCGCCGTGCTGGTCTGCTTTCGAGACAACCAGGGCTCGGCTGTGGTCGACTTTCGCAAAGCAAAACAGCCAACTGTTTCAAAGACGAGCTCTTTACATCAAGCTGCGAATACGCAGGCCCTTGGTGAGACGGGCCTCTTGATGGTCAACGAGCCTCGCATCAAGGAAGAGACCGCGATTCATGACAATCAGGTTGTCGATACCACCTACCCTCTTACGCCCACTGTCCTAACCACGGTAGCCCAGGTCCAGAAGAGCCTCACCAATGCTGCGACCGGCACCACGTATCTCTTAGGCAGCACTGGGCTGACCGTCGTGAGGAGACCTCTGCTCGAAGAGCAAGAGCGTGCTTCCCAATCAGGAAACTAG
- a CDS encoding SDR family oxidoreductase → MKTTEKVALVTGANRGIGYETARQLGQQGITVVVGARTVKAASDTVARLKAEGIKAVPVKLEVTDANDRIAVARTIEEQFGKLDILINNAGVGAVGGMFNSKTIETTEEELQSVLATNLFAVIAVTRALLPLLKKSDAGRIVNVSSILGSLTLHADPNSPIASIKTFSYDVSKTALNAFTIHLAAELKDTKIKVNSAHPGWVKTELGTDQAPMEISDGAKTSVTLALLGPDGSSGRFVHMDEELPW, encoded by the coding sequence ATGAAGACCACAGAGAAAGTTGCACTTGTCACAGGAGCAAATCGCGGAATTGGGTATGAGACCGCACGTCAACTAGGTCAGCAAGGCATTACGGTCGTGGTAGGAGCTCGTACTGTGAAAGCTGCCTCGGACACCGTCGCGAGACTGAAGGCCGAAGGCATCAAGGCCGTACCAGTGAAGCTGGAAGTGACCGACGCAAACGACCGCATCGCTGTTGCGAGAACGATCGAGGAACAATTCGGTAAGCTCGACATCCTCATCAACAATGCAGGGGTCGGAGCAGTCGGAGGTATGTTCAATTCCAAGACGATCGAAACAACAGAAGAGGAGCTTCAGTCTGTTCTCGCTACAAACCTCTTTGCCGTTATCGCCGTAACACGCGCTCTCCTTCCGTTGTTGAAGAAGAGCGACGCAGGCCGAATCGTCAATGTCTCGAGCATCTTGGGTTCGCTCACTCTTCACGCCGATCCGAACAGTCCGATCGCTTCGATTAAGACCTTCTCTTATGACGTGTCGAAGACCGCGCTGAACGCATTCACCATTCATCTCGCCGCCGAGCTAAAGGATACAAAGATCAAGGTGAACTCGGCACATCCTGGTTGGGTAAAGACGGAACTCGGAACAGACCAGGCTCCCATGGAGATCTCGGACGGGGCGAAGACTAGCGTCACCCTCGCGCTGCTTGGCCCTGATGGCTCGAGTGGCCGCTTTGTTCACATGGACGAAGAACTGCCTTGGTAG
- a CDS encoding oxidoreductase encodes MVKSPVWFITGCSSGIGRALAQAVLSAGHRVVLTARTIDTLQPLATRYPGNSLVLPLDVTKAEQIHEAVTIAESHFGSIDVLVNNAGVGYIAAVEEGQEEEIRWQFEANFFGPAALTRAVLPGMRERGQGTIVNVSSVAGFIGMMGMGYYSASKFALEGLTEALWQEIEPLGLKAMLVELGGFRTGMAQRGKTSDPISAYLQTAGAVRQYVQGMPEESIAGDPDRAAIAILHAVDEKTLTRRLVLGTDAYAGIMGKLATLQQEYAASEAVARSTDFVSVDPGITPFSLQ; translated from the coding sequence ATGGTGAAGTCCCCAGTTTGGTTTATTACAGGCTGCTCTAGTGGTATCGGGCGCGCCCTGGCCCAAGCCGTTCTATCCGCCGGCCATCGAGTCGTCCTCACCGCAAGAACAATCGACACGTTGCAGCCACTCGCAACCCGGTATCCCGGCAACAGCTTGGTCCTGCCGCTCGACGTCACGAAAGCAGAACAGATCCACGAAGCCGTCACAATAGCGGAATCGCATTTTGGGTCCATTGATGTCCTGGTGAACAATGCCGGAGTAGGTTACATCGCCGCAGTCGAAGAAGGTCAGGAGGAAGAGATTCGCTGGCAGTTCGAGGCAAACTTCTTCGGTCCGGCTGCGCTTACGCGAGCTGTCCTGCCGGGAATGCGCGAGCGTGGCCAAGGGACGATCGTCAATGTATCTTCGGTGGCCGGGTTCATCGGAATGATGGGCATGGGCTATTACAGCGCCAGCAAGTTTGCGTTGGAAGGGCTTACTGAGGCTCTTTGGCAGGAGATCGAACCCCTTGGCCTAAAGGCAATGCTGGTTGAACTCGGTGGCTTTCGAACCGGCATGGCACAGCGAGGCAAAACCTCTGATCCCATCAGCGCTTATTTGCAGACTGCAGGTGCAGTTCGCCAATACGTACAAGGGATGCCTGAGGAGAGCATCGCGGGAGATCCAGATCGTGCAGCAATTGCCATTCTCCATGCGGTTGACGAGAAGACATTGACACGCCGCCTTGTGCTTGGGACTGATGCGTATGCCGGGATCATGGGGAAGTTGGCTACACTTCAGCAGGAATATGCCGCTTCTGAAGCGGTCGCCCGGAGCACGGACTTTGTCTCCGTAGATCCCGGAATCACCCCCTTTTCTTTGCAGTAA
- a CDS encoding oxidoreductase, producing the protein MKAWTVADIPSQAGRLSVITGANSGIGWHTALELARAGGKVIVAARTPAKGIDAVERIRKEVPGASVRFEALDLASLRSVRAFAKNLSSEGRIDLLVNNAGVMRVPTRELTEDGFEKQFETNFVGPFALTMLLMPSLLRSDAPRVTTLSSGAANMGLKRINFDDLQGLKSYGPWKAYCQSKLADLMFSIELGRRGRTAGSPLISNAAHPGYARTNLQTSGPGRELNAIESFLTPFMSHDAAHGALPTLRAATAADAASGSYYAPDKMFHLKGDPVPVEIPKPALDEEAASRLWRTAEQLSGTSWLNGQ; encoded by the coding sequence ATGAAAGCATGGACAGTAGCAGACATTCCTTCACAAGCAGGCCGCCTATCAGTAATAACCGGGGCGAATAGTGGAATCGGATGGCATACCGCGCTTGAACTGGCGCGGGCTGGGGGCAAGGTGATCGTTGCGGCACGAACGCCAGCCAAAGGCATTGACGCGGTAGAACGCATCAGGAAGGAAGTACCCGGCGCGAGCGTCAGGTTTGAAGCGCTGGATCTGGCAAGTCTGAGATCGGTGAGAGCATTTGCCAAGAACCTTAGCAGTGAAGGAAGGATAGACCTGCTCGTCAACAATGCAGGCGTGATGCGGGTGCCAACACGCGAACTGACTGAAGACGGTTTCGAAAAGCAGTTTGAAACGAACTTTGTCGGCCCGTTCGCCTTAACGATGCTCCTCATGCCATCGCTCTTACGTTCTGACGCGCCCCGAGTGACAACCCTGTCCAGTGGAGCGGCGAACATGGGGTTGAAACGGATCAACTTCGACGATCTGCAGGGCTTGAAGTCGTACGGCCCCTGGAAGGCGTACTGCCAATCGAAGCTGGCCGACCTCATGTTTTCCATCGAATTGGGCCGTCGCGGCAGAACGGCAGGATCGCCATTGATAAGCAATGCAGCGCATCCTGGGTACGCGAGAACAAACCTCCAGACGTCGGGACCGGGTCGGGAACTGAATGCGATCGAGAGCTTCTTGACCCCCTTCATGTCTCACGATGCAGCTCACGGAGCTTTACCGACTTTGCGGGCAGCCACCGCGGCAGACGCGGCCTCCGGAAGTTATTACGCCCCCGACAAAATGTTCCATCTCAAGGGCGACCCCGTGCCGGTGGAAATCCCAAAGCCTGCGCTGGACGAAGAAGCCGCAAGCCGGTTATGGCGGACGGCAGAGCAGTTATCTGGAACATCCTGGTTGAACGGGCAGTAG
- a CDS encoding enoyl-CoA hydratase/isomerase family protein has translation MKFVHLEFSEQIATVTLDHPAGNRINFQMREELLEAFGQVATSDSRVLLVKAQGRDFCLGGDIRDWPGLRASELQPRLEVFAKAIDVLDTLTIPTLAVVQGRCMGGGFELALSCDLIIASTSAGFMFPEALLGITTLQGGVYRLAERIGRNKAMEMVLLSEMVEATRMAEWNVVNKVVDEGRLITEAETLARRLASGSPQAYAATKSLLQVWQQEGASAARAALYEITMPLFETTAVQSALRTAVEAISLGQPIPSNIFASQSAEQREVTLIDG, from the coding sequence ATGAAGTTCGTCCACCTCGAATTCAGTGAACAAATTGCAACCGTGACATTAGATCATCCCGCAGGCAATCGCATAAACTTTCAAATGCGCGAGGAACTCCTCGAAGCTTTTGGGCAGGTTGCGACGAGTGATAGTCGAGTGCTTCTGGTAAAGGCTCAGGGTCGCGATTTCTGTTTGGGTGGCGACATAAGAGACTGGCCGGGTCTTAGGGCATCGGAACTGCAACCCCGTCTTGAAGTCTTTGCAAAAGCGATTGACGTGCTCGATACCCTCACGATTCCAACGCTCGCAGTGGTCCAGGGGCGATGCATGGGGGGCGGATTCGAATTAGCGCTTAGCTGCGACTTGATCATCGCTAGTACGTCGGCAGGCTTCATGTTTCCTGAAGCTCTGCTTGGAATCACAACCTTGCAGGGCGGCGTCTACCGGCTGGCGGAGCGAATCGGTCGTAATAAAGCGATGGAGATGGTTCTTCTGTCGGAGATGGTGGAAGCAACACGAATGGCAGAGTGGAACGTTGTGAACAAGGTGGTCGACGAAGGTCGATTGATAACAGAGGCAGAGACGCTGGCTCGAAGGCTGGCATCTGGCTCTCCTCAAGCCTATGCGGCCACCAAGTCATTACTGCAGGTATGGCAGCAGGAGGGCGCATCTGCCGCTCGCGCTGCACTGTATGAAATTACCATGCCCCTCTTCGAGACGACTGCTGTTCAGTCCGCACTGCGCACCGCTGTGGAGGCAATCAGCCTGGGCCAACCCATACCTTCGAACATCTTTGCCAGTCAATCCGCCGAGCAGCGAGAAGTCACCCTTATTGATGGCTGA